TTTGCGAATAGCGCATCGCGAACGTGAACCCCTGCGGATCTGAGTCGCGCCAGAACTCCAATTACGGGGATGTCCTTCAATACTCCGTCGTCAAGCATTGAATCGAGCAGAAGTTCGGTTCCGTCCACTGCAAGCGATTTTAGATTGTTGTCGGCGATCGAATTGAGGAGCGCACTTTCTATGGTGGTATCTTCAGTGGCCACGTTTATGCCTGCTCGTTCTACTTCTTATTTCGATCAGATTCGGCATCACCAGTACGATGAATGGTCGCTCTAACAGATATCCAAGGCAAGGCGCAGAGCTGCACATCGGACGGGCTGTAATGGCCCGATGGCAGCCGATCGCCGGGTGATACAATCGTGGCGGCAGGGTCGGGGCCGGTCAGCGTTGTTGCTGGGCGGTTGATACCGATCTATTGGGCGGCGGTCGCCGGTTCTCGATCGGGAAAGAGGGGAAGCAGAAGTGAACGTGATCCTCCTTGTTTTCGCGCTCCTCGCCTCGATTTCTGGCTGTGCGTCGGGGTCGGCTGTTGTGACTGGCGAGGCGAGAGCGCCCATCGACCCCAGTCAGGTGAAGGTCTATCTGGACCCGCCTTCGAAGTACGAAACAATCGGACTTGTCGAAGCATCGAGCGACGTGGAGTTCACTTCGCAGGGAGCGGTAGACCGAGCGATACACGAACTCAAGAGGCAAGCCGCGAGGATCGGGGCGAACGGCGTCCTACTGCTCAGCACGTCGAGCCAGTCGGGCACCTCGGGATTTTACAGTGGAGGGGTCTACTACCCCGGAGATTCAGATACGAAGGGCGTGACTGGAAGGGCGATCTTGGTCACCGACGAGTAGCGCGGTTCATTTTGCCGCCGCCTCATCCCAGCTAGTCCAGCGCAGCCCCAGCCATGACAGCCAGCAGCAGGGCCAGCACCAGCCAACCGCAACCAATCTCAGCTGCGGCCAGGCCGGCGGCAACCATGGGGTGCTGATGTCGCGGGGTGGCGTTTGCTGTTGGGCAGCCTAGTCAAGCGCAGTCCATTCCAGCCACTTTCGCCGTCCCAGGATTATTTGTAAGTGGCCGGAAGTAGGGCGGAATTCAAGTTACTACACAAGCTTCCCAAGCTGAGGGTCATGCGTTCGAATCCGCTAGGAGCGCAGGGCTTGGAGTCACCGACGCAGAACTGCGGGAGAGGGGCGCTCGCAATCCCCGACCAATCAGCCGGGAGTGGGCAGGGCGCCCCAGCCCGAAATCTCGATCGGAGTGGGGTGACACACATCTGTGGTGTGCGAAAAGTGTGCGAAAAAGGTCGAAGTGGCTCAAAACCACTCAAACTGGATCAAACTCGAATCCCAATTTCCTCAACATATTCAAACTCATAGCAACTCAGTCAAACTGAGTAAAACACTCCTAAGCGGTTTCCTAAACCGTAGGTCAGAGGTTATGCGGCGCCTTCGGCGCTTGTTTCATCGCAGCCAAGGGCTGCTCGCGAATCCTCTCGGTGGCGCACCCATGTCTAGACTTTCCGAGTAAAACGGGGCACGGCGGCGATCGATGACGCAACCAGAAGGCCGATGAGCACACTCACGCCCGGCCAGGATAGGGCGGGGATCGCGGGCGGGCTTACGCACGCAGCTGGATAGAACTCATATCGCCATAAAGCTTGAGAGTCTTCACTGACGAATAGTCTGGACGTGGCCGCGCCGCAGTCGGGGACCAGAGCGATGCCCTCTTGGTTTTCGCCTGGAAGATCGAACTCGCGGATGAACGTTCCGTCTGGATTCATCTCGACGATGACGTCGAAGTCGTCATGGATGGCATAGAGCGTCTGTGTGGAATCATCATAGTGAAGGCCCGACACGTCGTCGCGCTCGGCCGGGGCGGCGAACACATCGATCAGTTCGACCCCCCCACCGTTGAGCAATCGAAAAACGTAGATGTTTCCCTCGCGTTGGTGCCCCGCATAGAACAACCCATTCACAACCGTGAGGCCTTCGAGCCCGGGACTTCCCGGGCCTGTCATCCACGGCGTCAGGTCCCACGAATTGCCGGTGAGCGCTCCGGTCGAGAGGTCGAACTCGTGAATTGAATCCGGGTGTTCGTTGCCGAGATAGACCAGGTCGGACTGGGGATCTGCAATTGCGATGGCCTCGAGGTCCCCGCCCGGCGTCCAGGTGGTGACGTTCTGACCGTCCGCATCCATTCGGCTCACGCTTCCCTCGTCGCTGACGACCAGCAGTACCTCGAGCCGCTCATGCCAGACAGCGCCGCTGGGTTCGTAGCCTGCGGGCAGCCCACCGGGAGAGCCCACGTTGCCGATCTCCGTGCCGGTGTCTCCAGGCCACGGATCCGCCTTTGACTCGCCCGACCACGCAGGGAGAAGCGTCAGAATCACCAGGCCCAGAGCTGCGAATTGTCTGTGCAACGAATCACCCGAACTGCTTCGCGAGAGAATCCCGATTGTCGATCTAGCCCGATTGGACCACAAATGGCGACAAAGTAGAAGGCCCGGAACGGGGCGTCCTGGCGAAACAGGAGACGCTAGGTGAACGTGCTTTGCCGAAATTTCTCTCTTACAGTTTCTATTGCGAATGAATATCCATGTCGCCGGTGAAGGGCATTCTTCGTTGTTCGCGCTGGAAGGGGATAACCTCTGCGAAGTTGAGGCGTAGCGATATTGATGGCAGAAACGGGTATTTCGCGAGTCAGCCGAGGCATGGCGTTCCTGCTAATCGTGCTCTGGTTGGCCGGTGTCCACGAGGTGCAAGCGCAGACGACGGGGATCCCCGCTGCACTGGTCGACCAGATCCGCGCGCTGTACGAGGAGAAGGCGGCGCGCACCCCCGCCGAACGCAAGATCAGCTCCCACCTCTTGCATGCCGAGCGCATGCGCCGAGGTGTCCCGATCGCGCGAGGGATCGCCACGCTGCGCACGCTCGTCGAGATCGCGCCCGATGGATCGACGCTCGTCGACATCCGGGCAGACGTCACAACACAGCTCGTACAGCGCATCGCGGATCTCGGGGGAACGGTAATCCACTCGTCGGCGCATCTTCGTTCAGTGCGGGCGCGCCTTCCCATCGCCCAGCTCCGCTCTCTCGCCGAACTGGTCGCGGTGGACGCCATCTCTCCGGCGGACCGAGCTTTCACCCGCAAGCTTGACACCTCCGAAGGAGATACAGCTCACCGCGCCGATCAGCTGCGCGCGAGCTTCGGGGTGGATGGTACGGGCATCTCCATTGGGGTGCTGTCGGACGGTGTCGACTCGCTGGCCTCCCTCCAGGCTAGTGGCGACCTTCCGCCAGGCGTGACGGTCCTCTCCGGCCAGGCGGGCTCCGGCAGCGAGGGGACCGCGATGCTCGAGATCATCCACGATCTTGCGCCCGGGGCGGACCTCATTTTCGCGACCGCTTTCATCAGTCAGGCCTCCTTCGCGGACAACATCGAGGCGCTCCAGGTGGCGGGTGCCGACGTGATCGTCGACGACGTCGGTTACTTCGCCGAAGGTGTCTTCCAGGACGACAACGTGGCCGAAGCGGTCAACACGGTGACGGCGGCTGGCGCCGAGTACTTCTCCTCCGCGGGTAACGCAGGAAACCTGAACGACGGCACGTCTGGTGTCTGGGAAGGGGACTTCAGCGCGGCGGCCAGCCCTGTAGGCGGTACCGACGCCGCGCACGACTTTGGGGGCGGGCGTCTTCAACGAGATCACGTTGGCGTCCCCCTCCGTTTACACGTTGCACTGGTCCGACGCGCTGGGCAGTTCGGCGAACGACTACGACCTGTATCTCGTGAACAAGGCGGAGACGGTTGTCTTCGCAGCCTCGACGACCATACAGGACGGCAACGATGATCCTTTCGAGATCATCGGCGCTGCCCAGAATGACAAGCGGAAGAAGCTCTTGATCGTGCGAAAGAGCGCAGGTTCTGACCGCTTCCTCCACTTGAACGCGAACCGCGGGCAGCTCGAGTTCGCGACCGACGGACAGACCGCCGGCCACTCCGCCGCGCGAGACGCCTTCAGCGTAGCGGCCGTGGACGTACGAGATGCAATCGGTGCGTTCGACGGGAGCGAGTCTGTACAGACCTACAGCTCTGATGGGCCTCGGCGGGTCTTCTACGAAGCCGACGGCAGCGATATCACGCCGGGCGTCTACGGCTCGACAGGCGGGGAGCTTCGCCAGAAACCCGATCTCACCGCCGCGGACTGCGTGAGCACTGCTACGCCCAGCTTCTCGACCTTCTGCGGCACGTCGGCCGCCGCACCGCACGCCGCAGCAATCACGGCACTTCTGCTCGAGGTCAACGGCGCGGCGAGCGCGTCGGAGATCCGAAGCGCTCTCGACAGCACCGCCCTCGATATCGAGCAAGTCGGCGTCGACCGAGATTCGGGAGCCGGAATCGTAGACGCCCTGGCGGCGGGCGGCGCAGTAGTCGAGTGCCAGGACGACTCCGACTGCGACGACGCAGATCCGTGCACGGTCGACAGCTGCGACGCGATGCTCGGATGCGCCCACGATCCGATCGAGTTCTGCGGTGGCGTTGACCTGCCCGCCATCTCAGATTCGGGCCGGGTCCTGCTCGTCCTGCTCTTCGTTACCGCCGCGATGGGAATCCTCCGATCGGGTTTGGCATCGCCGCGTTGATCGCCGAGGCGCTGTGGGAGGCGCTTACCGCGGGCGAACGAGTTGCCGACTGAGAACCAAGCGTTTTCGCGGGCCCGGCGTGCGGAGGGGGATAGGGGATTCAACGAGG
Above is a genomic segment from Myxococcales bacterium containing:
- a CDS encoding SdiA-regulated domain-containing protein, with the protein product MHRQFAALGLVILTLLPAWSGESKADPWPGDTGTEIGNVGSPGGLPAGYEPSGAVWHERLEVLLVVSDEGSVSRMDADGQNVTTWTPGGDLEAIAIADPQSDLVYLGNEHPDSIHEFDLSTGALTGNSWDLTPWMTGPGSPGLEGLTVVNGLFYAGHQREGNIYVFRLLNGGGVELIDVFAAPAERDDVSGLHYDDSTQTLYAIHDDFDVIVEMNPDGTFIREFDLPGENQEGIALVPDCGAATSRLFVSEDSQALWRYEFYPAACVSPPAIPALSWPGVSVLIGLLVASSIAAVPRFTRKV
- a CDS encoding S8 family serine peptidase, yielding MNKAETVVFAASTTIQDGNDDPFEIIGAAQNDKRKKLLIVRKSAGSDRFLHLNANRGQLEFATDGQTAGHSAARDAFSVAAVDVRDAIGAFDGSESVQTYSSDGPRRVFYEADGSDITPGVYGSTGGELRQKPDLTAADCVSTATPSFSTFCGTSAAAPHAAAITALLLEVNGAASASEIRSALDSTALDIEQVGVDRDSGAGIVDALAAGGAVVECQDDSDCDDADPCTVDSCDAMLGCAHDPIEFCGGVDLPAISDSGRVLLVLLFVTAAMGILRSGLASPR